A window from Gottschalkiaceae bacterium SANA encodes these proteins:
- a CDS encoding FAD-dependent oxidoreductase: protein MEKIVIIGGVAAGATAAAKVRRLSTDAEITILEAGADISFANCGLPYFIGGDIKSRSKLILQSPESFNEAYQTVVHIHTKATKIDRVNRVVYTENSQSGVKKQFEYTKLILAQGGKPIAPPIPGADQDHVFQLWTLEDMDKINSFIEGKEPKTAVVVGGGFIGLEMTEALAKRGIKVSVVEMMPHVMGIMEAEIAGFIQEELFAYDVDLFTNKAVTKIESNSVTLKDGTKVNADMVLLSIGVRPTLTLAQEAGLDMGQAGGLLVDSTLKTSDDDIYAAGDMIELEHRVLGKKVRIPLAGPANRQGRIAAENALGKKHEYKGSIGTSIVKVFEAVAGITGISLKAARANGIDADAIVVHKENHTSYYPGAELVTVLVVYEKETGIIIGGQTAGYDGADRRLDVLATAVASKLTISDLADMDFAYSPPLGNANDAINMAAYVAENRNSGYSPTLTISELDPYLQENKALWIDLRDVFSYEKAHVEGSVNIPFELLYSRINQLPKDELILLYDQTGKKGHQVLRQLKGAGFDNIINVSGGFISLSNYARAVKPLNFILNLLDPEQKIIGDTDLEEKGNSPKIKAEEEENTSGPLIVDTRTSNEFAYGAYPGAINIPLDEIESRMSELGNKDRDIVLYCASGARSAYAVRILEHYGFTNTQNGGGLARMMASYRA, encoded by the coding sequence ATGGAAAAAATAGTTATTATTGGTGGTGTAGCAGCTGGAGCGACTGCAGCGGCTAAGGTGAGAAGGCTTTCGACGGATGCTGAAATTACAATTCTTGAAGCCGGAGCAGATATTTCATTTGCTAACTGCGGTTTGCCATACTTTATCGGTGGTGATATCAAGAGCCGTTCTAAGTTGATCTTACAAAGTCCTGAAAGTTTTAATGAAGCCTATCAAACAGTGGTTCATATTCACACAAAAGCAACAAAAATTGATAGAGTAAATCGAGTTGTATATACGGAGAATTCACAATCAGGTGTTAAGAAGCAATTTGAATATACAAAACTTATTTTGGCTCAAGGTGGAAAACCAATTGCTCCGCCAATTCCTGGTGCAGACCAAGATCATGTTTTTCAACTTTGGACGTTAGAAGATATGGATAAGATAAATTCATTTATTGAAGGAAAAGAACCAAAAACCGCTGTGGTTGTAGGCGGAGGCTTCATAGGTCTTGAAATGACCGAAGCTCTCGCTAAAAGAGGGATAAAAGTTTCTGTTGTTGAAATGATGCCTCATGTAATGGGAATTATGGAAGCGGAAATAGCGGGCTTTATTCAAGAAGAATTATTCGCTTATGACGTTGATTTATTCACGAATAAAGCAGTAACGAAAATTGAAAGTAACAGCGTAACGCTTAAAGATGGCACAAAGGTTAATGCAGATATGGTTTTATTGTCAATTGGTGTTCGTCCGACTTTAACACTGGCGCAAGAAGCTGGCCTTGATATGGGCCAAGCAGGTGGGTTATTAGTTGATTCAACATTAAAAACCAGTGATGATGATATTTATGCAGCTGGTGATATGATTGAATTAGAACATCGTGTACTTGGTAAAAAAGTACGAATTCCACTTGCTGGTCCAGCTAATCGTCAAGGTAGAATTGCCGCCGAAAATGCTCTTGGTAAGAAACATGAGTATAAAGGTTCGATTGGAACGTCAATCGTTAAAGTATTTGAAGCTGTAGCGGGTATTACAGGGATCTCTTTAAAAGCTGCAAGAGCAAATGGTATTGATGCAGATGCAATCGTTGTTCACAAAGAGAATCACACATCCTATTATCCTGGAGCTGAATTAGTAACGGTTCTTGTTGTCTATGAGAAAGAAACTGGAATCATTATTGGTGGACAAACTGCTGGTTATGACGGTGCTGATAGAAGATTAGATGTATTGGCAACTGCTGTAGCATCCAAACTAACGATTTCTGATTTAGCAGATATGGATTTTGCTTATTCACCACCACTCGGGAACGCAAACGATGCAATTAATATGGCTGCTTATGTTGCTGAAAATAGAAATTCAGGTTATTCACCTACGTTGACGATTAGTGAACTAGATCCATATTTACAAGAGAATAAAGCACTTTGGATTGATTTGAGAGATGTGTTCTCATATGAAAAGGCTCATGTTGAGGGTTCTGTTAATATTCCATTTGAACTTCTTTATTCGAGGATCAATCAATTACCAAAAGACGAATTGATCCTGCTTTACGATCAAACGGGTAAAAAAGGTCATCAAGTACTGCGTCAATTAAAGGGTGCTGGTTTTGATAATATCATAAATGTAAGTGGTGGTTTTATAAGCCTTTCCAATTATGCAAGAGCGGTTAAACCATTAAACTTTATTTTAAACTTGCTGGATCCGGAACAGAAAATAATTGGAGATACTGATCTAGAAGAAAAAGGTAATAGTCCAAAAATAAAGGCAGAAGAAGAAGAAAATACATCAGGTCCATTAATTGTTGATACGCGAACTTCAAACGAATTTGCATATGGCGCTTATCCTGGAGCCATTAATATTCCTCTTGATGAAATTGAAAGTCGAATGTCTGAATTAGGCAATAAGGATAGAGATATTGTTCTTTACTGTGCATCAGGAGCACGTAGTGCTTATGCAGTTAGAATTCTCGAACACTATGGTTTTACAAATACGCAAAACGGTGGTGGTCTTGCGAGAATGATGGCCAGTTATAGAGCGTAA
- a CDS encoding hydrolase: protein MSFIPKYQESLDMLKKYNNEPFHILHGQVVGGVMRYYAEKHDPDNVEFWEVVGLLHDLDFGMYPEEHCVKQVELMRELNLDESVIRSTVSHGYGITKTEVKPEHKMEKILFAVDELTGIIGAAALMRPSKSVSDMTLKSVKKKFKDKSFAAGCSRDVIRTGAENLGWELNELMAETLEAMKTLVGTLNI, encoded by the coding sequence ATGTCATTTATACCAAAGTATCAAGAGTCGTTGGATATGTTGAAAAAATATAACAATGAGCCATTTCACATTCTGCATGGTCAGGTTGTAGGGGGTGTTATGCGTTATTACGCTGAAAAGCATGATCCTGATAATGTTGAGTTCTGGGAAGTAGTGGGTCTATTGCATGATCTGGATTTTGGGATGTATCCTGAAGAACATTGTGTAAAGCAGGTTGAGCTTATGCGCGAGTTGAATTTAGATGAATCTGTGATTCGCTCGACAGTTAGTCATGGTTACGGTATTACAAAAACTGAGGTAAAGCCAGAGCATAAAATGGAGAAAATTCTCTTTGCTGTTGATGAGTTGACGGGTATTATCGGTGCAGCAGCTCTGATGCGTCCATCAAAGAGTGTATCAGACATGACTTTAAAATCAGTGAAGAAAAAGTTTAAAGATAAGTCTTTTGCAGCAGGATGTTCACGCGATGTAATTCGTACGGGTGCTGAGAATCTTGGTTGGGAATTGAATGAATTGATGGCAGAAACACTGGAGGCGATGAAGACATTGGTTGGGACATTGAATATTTAA
- a CDS encoding TrmB family transcriptional regulator, with translation MENQLILLEEMRQLGLNKYEAKAYLKLLEDWPLNGYALSKNSGVPRSRIYEVLESLTKKQLVFEKTIENGVVYYPLEPELLVKKIKRNYESMIRHVEQETTQLFVKSKVKNESKVITGRRNIFEFIGLLLEKAQRRIDVSIWQEEYQDLAIPFKESINRGVQVKGIYFGHDNQFEDVLTHRRLMTYLEEKAERYIIIIIDQKEAVTGIISRGEESQVTWTNDYGVIDIMEDYIVHDLMINVYSEKLTKEDQEKYEQEMDQVRKKFYL, from the coding sequence ATGGAGAATCAACTTATTTTATTGGAAGAGATGAGGCAATTGGGATTAAATAAGTACGAAGCAAAGGCTTATTTGAAGTTATTGGAGGATTGGCCGCTGAATGGCTACGCATTGAGTAAAAACTCAGGTGTGCCAAGGTCAAGAATATATGAAGTGCTAGAGAGTTTGACGAAAAAACAGTTGGTTTTTGAAAAAACAATAGAGAATGGAGTTGTTTATTATCCCTTGGAGCCAGAGCTGTTAGTTAAGAAAATTAAGAGAAACTATGAGAGTATGATTCGACATGTTGAGCAAGAAACTACACAACTCTTTGTAAAAAGTAAAGTAAAAAATGAGTCAAAAGTCATAACGGGAAGACGGAATATTTTTGAGTTTATAGGCTTGTTGCTTGAAAAGGCGCAGAGGAGAATTGATGTTTCTATTTGGCAGGAAGAGTATCAGGACTTGGCCATTCCCTTTAAAGAATCTATAAATCGTGGCGTGCAAGTTAAAGGGATTTACTTCGGACATGATAACCAGTTCGAGGATGTATTAACACATCGGCGGTTAATGACTTATTTAGAGGAAAAGGCTGAAAGATATATTATTATTATTATTGACCAAAAGGAAGCTGTAACTGGAATTATTTCCAGAGGGGAAGAAAGTCAAGTTACATGGACCAATGACTATGGTGTTATTGATATTATGGAAGATTATATTGTACATGATTTGATGATCAATGTATATTCTGAGAAGTTAACAAAAGAAGATCAAGAAAAATATGAACAAGAGATGGATCAAGTAAGAAAGAAATTCTATCTATGA
- a CDS encoding AzlD domain-containing protein, giving the protein MNDMAVLIMGMMVVTYLPRFIPFVVMADRKFSPRLEEFFGYIPYAALGALIIPGFLTAIPGHVEVSIMGVITALLIGYWKGGVVKPVLGAILSCTLFISFGF; this is encoded by the coding sequence GTGAATGATATGGCTGTTTTGATTATGGGTATGATGGTTGTTACCTACTTGCCTAGATTCATACCTTTTGTTGTTATGGCAGATCGGAAATTTTCACCGCGCCTGGAAGAATTCTTTGGGTATATTCCATATGCAGCACTTGGTGCCCTAATTATTCCAGGATTCTTGACGGCTATTCCAGGTCATGTTGAGGTGTCTATAATGGGTGTAATTACTGCCCTTCTTATAGGATATTGGAAAGGTGGGGTAGTAAAGCCAGTCCTAGGTGCAATTTTGTCGTGTACTCTGTTTATTAGTTTTGGTTTTTAA
- a CDS encoding AzlC family ABC transporter permease: MEKCSRRDALNDGVPIIVGFIPIAMAFGILSKAAGISWIESLGFSMIVFAGASQFIALNLLLAGVGIGEIIITTLLVNFRHVLFSASLASKLPELGKRMAPLIAFGMTDEVFSVASLKEKELTLEYMIVLELCAYSAFAIGTFAGYLLGNVLPELVQMSMGIALYAMFIAILVPEMKKSKKVVSMLVLSGLLNTFFLRVCHLPQGWSIVSAIIIVSFAGLFIREGKVCCE, translated from the coding sequence ATGGAAAAGTGTAGCAGAAGGGATGCATTAAATGATGGAGTTCCTATTATTGTTGGATTTATTCCAATTGCCATGGCTTTTGGGATTTTGTCAAAGGCAGCAGGAATTTCCTGGATTGAAAGCTTGGGATTTTCCATGATCGTTTTTGCAGGAGCGAGTCAGTTTATTGCATTGAATCTATTGTTGGCAGGGGTTGGAATTGGAGAGATTATAATTACAACATTATTAGTGAATTTTCGGCATGTTCTTTTTTCGGCGTCTCTTGCTTCGAAATTGCCAGAGTTGGGGAAACGAATGGCACCATTGATTGCATTTGGTATGACGGATGAAGTTTTTTCCGTTGCATCTTTGAAGGAAAAGGAACTAACTTTAGAATATATGATTGTATTGGAGCTATGTGCCTATTCTGCGTTTGCCATAGGTACATTTGCTGGATACTTGCTGGGTAATGTTTTACCAGAACTTGTTCAGATGAGCATGGGAATTGCCTTATATGCAATGTTTATTGCGATTTTGGTGCCTGAGATGAAAAAATCAAAAAAAGTCGTGTCCATGCTAGTTCTTTCTGGCTTGTTGAACACATTTTTCTTGCGTGTATGTCATCTCCCGCAAGGGTGGAGCATCGTGTCGGCGATTATAATCGTTTCGTTTGCGGGTTTGTTTATTCGGGAAGGGAAGGTTTGTTGTGAATGA
- a CDS encoding lactate utilization protein, with amino-acid sequence MKDAVRNTIKALKENGFEVQYFKNSSDLKTTLMEQIPLSSSVGIGGAKTIHELGLHRDLTKRGQPVFWHWLGDQSQRTSTLQLASQTNIYLSSANGITEDGKIINIDGVGNRTSSICYGHEKIYFIVGTNKISKNASDSIHRIKTEACPQNAERLDLQTPCRYLKKCTDCSSPDRMCNITLILEKCPMKADISVFIVPEKLGF; translated from the coding sequence ATGAAAGATGCTGTTCGAAACACGATCAAAGCGCTGAAGGAAAATGGTTTTGAAGTCCAATACTTTAAGAATTCATCCGATTTAAAAACAACTTTAATGGAGCAAATACCTTTATCGAGTAGCGTCGGTATCGGGGGGGCAAAAACAATCCATGAGCTTGGTCTCCACCGAGATCTGACAAAACGCGGTCAGCCAGTGTTTTGGCATTGGCTTGGTGATCAAAGCCAACGCACAAGCACACTTCAACTAGCTAGCCAAACAAACATCTACTTGTCTAGTGCAAATGGCATCACTGAGGATGGAAAAATCATAAATATTGATGGAGTTGGCAACCGTACATCATCCATATGCTATGGTCATGAGAAAATATATTTTATTGTTGGTACGAACAAAATATCAAAAAATGCATCCGATTCTATCCATCGAATAAAGACAGAGGCTTGCCCCCAAAATGCTGAAAGGCTTGATTTACAAACGCCTTGTCGCTATCTCAAAAAATGTACAGATTGCAGCTCACCTGACAGAATGTGCAATATAACGCTCATCCTTGAAAAATGCCCAATGAAAGCTGATATCTCGGTTTTCATCGTGCCTGAAAAACTCGGTTTCTAA
- a CDS encoding cupin domain-containing protein, whose protein sequence is MFIKNNQVTTFDLAKGISSKILAHDENLMIVENTFSTNAIAHMHQHPHEQAGYVLSGVFEFAIAKERQILQKGDSFVISNNMLHSCRAIVGGIILDIFTPCRNDLLVKSQNS, encoded by the coding sequence ATGTTTATAAAAAATAATCAAGTTACTACGTTTGATCTAGCAAAAGGAATATCAAGCAAAATACTTGCACATGATGAGAACCTTATGATTGTAGAAAATACCTTTTCCACAAACGCTATCGCACATATGCATCAACATCCTCACGAACAAGCAGGATATGTATTGTCTGGAGTCTTTGAATTTGCTATTGCTAAAGAACGTCAAATTCTACAAAAAGGCGATAGTTTTGTCATCAGCAATAACATGCTGCATTCATGTCGTGCTATAGTGGGCGGAATCATTCTCGATATTTTCACACCTTGTCGCAACGATCTTCTTGTGAAAAGTCAGAATAGCTAA
- the smpB gene encoding SsrA-binding protein SmpB, whose amino-acid sequence MDGIRVIANNKKVRHEYFIEDTFECGIVLTGTEIKSIRQGKVSLKESYCGITAGEIFVHQMNISSYEQGNIYNVDPVRTRKLLMHKRQITKLAGQVQKQGYSIIPLRIYLKAGKAKIEICIAKGKKLHDKRHTIAARDADRRMKRAMRDH is encoded by the coding sequence ATGGACGGAATTCGCGTAATTGCAAACAACAAAAAAGTACGTCATGAGTATTTCATAGAAGACACCTTTGAGTGTGGTATTGTTTTGACGGGTACAGAGATCAAATCGATTCGACAGGGCAAGGTGAGTTTGAAGGAGTCTTATTGCGGCATAACAGCAGGCGAGATTTTCGTGCATCAGATGAATATCAGTTCCTACGAACAAGGAAATATCTACAATGTGGATCCGGTTCGCACACGGAAGCTGTTAATGCATAAACGCCAGATCACCAAATTGGCTGGCCAAGTGCAGAAACAAGGATATTCGATTATTCCCTTGAGGATTTATCTAAAGGCTGGAAAGGCAAAGATAGAGATATGCATTGCCAAAGGAAAGAAACTTCATGACAAGCGTCATACCATCGCTGCGCGCGATGCTGACAGACGAATGAAACGCGCTATGCGCGATCATTAA
- the rnr gene encoding ribonuclease R, whose translation MDMKEKILTALVEGEAKPLSKRELESMFKIDKESKKIFYGIIDSLVSSGDLVQNKQRFGLPEWMGYRKGVMMASQRSFFFCRPERVIENDIFVAGRNTMGAFDGDTVLLRLIKEGRPDEKKSEGAVERIIKRKTDNFFGTLQKTKNFGFVVPDDKRIHGDIFIPAKKMMQAKDGQKVIAKITKWPTDGKKAEGKVIEVVGDVGDPGIDIAEIIHKHQLPKGFPKKVVEEAKRYTEISKTDVKGREDWRDALIFTIDGADAKDLDDAISIKRLPDNRFELGVHIADVTNYVKEYSELDKEARMRGTSVYLVDRVIPMLPKHLSNGLCSLHPGVDRLALSIIMTISAKGAVEDSRVAETVIHSKARLTYTDVSDLIQHMDESNFDNEELIQALRDSAVLAGRLRRKRELRGSIDFNFDEAKVILDKSGKPVEIKKADRRIANRMIEEFMLLANETISERYFWMDIPFLYRIHETPDEERIEAFVHFVNHFGITLKGRTDLHPKALQQVMDKVMGKPEEAVISMVMLRSLKKAKYSAKSEGHFGLAAEYYSHYTSPIRRYPDLQIHRIIKEQLHGEMNEKRISHYERLLAGVADTSSERERKAQDAERESVKLKMTEYMSQFLGETFEGVISGVTGFGFYVALDNTVEGMVPLDTIEGSFEFNEARFCVEDPLSGKSFHMGDRVKILVAKTDLERRLIDFVLVD comes from the coding sequence ATGGATATGAAAGAAAAAATACTGACAGCTTTGGTTGAGGGAGAAGCGAAACCCTTGAGCAAGCGCGAACTGGAAAGTATGTTTAAAATTGATAAGGAATCAAAAAAAATCTTCTATGGTATCATCGATTCATTGGTGTCATCTGGGGATTTGGTTCAAAATAAGCAACGGTTCGGGTTGCCGGAATGGATGGGTTACCGCAAGGGCGTTATGATGGCAAGCCAGCGATCCTTCTTTTTCTGTCGTCCGGAACGGGTGATTGAAAATGATATTTTTGTTGCGGGCCGCAATACAATGGGTGCCTTTGACGGGGATACAGTTTTGTTGCGTCTAATCAAAGAGGGTAGACCCGATGAAAAAAAATCAGAAGGTGCTGTTGAACGAATCATCAAGCGAAAGACCGACAATTTCTTTGGAACCCTACAAAAGACCAAAAACTTTGGATTTGTCGTTCCTGACGACAAGCGTATTCATGGTGATATTTTTATACCAGCCAAAAAGATGATGCAAGCCAAAGATGGGCAAAAAGTCATTGCCAAGATTACCAAGTGGCCAACAGATGGAAAAAAAGCCGAAGGGAAAGTTATTGAAGTCGTGGGCGACGTAGGCGATCCGGGTATCGATATCGCAGAGATTATTCATAAGCATCAATTGCCAAAGGGATTTCCCAAGAAGGTGGTTGAAGAAGCCAAGCGGTATACAGAAATTTCGAAGACGGATGTCAAGGGCCGTGAGGACTGGCGAGATGCTTTGATCTTTACCATTGACGGTGCCGACGCCAAGGACTTGGATGATGCCATTTCTATTAAGCGTTTGCCCGATAATCGATTTGAGCTCGGCGTTCATATTGCCGATGTTACCAATTATGTGAAGGAATACAGCGAACTGGATAAGGAAGCTAGAATGCGGGGAACCAGTGTGTATCTGGTGGATCGTGTGATCCCCATGCTTCCCAAGCATTTGTCTAATGGACTTTGTAGTTTGCATCCTGGTGTTGACCGCCTGGCATTATCAATTATCATGACGATTTCAGCCAAGGGTGCCGTGGAAGATTCGCGGGTTGCTGAGACCGTGATTCATTCAAAAGCACGCCTCACTTATACCGACGTTTCCGATTTGATTCAACACATGGATGAGTCGAATTTCGATAACGAGGAATTGATTCAGGCCTTGCGAGATTCTGCGGTTTTGGCCGGACGATTACGTCGCAAGCGAGAACTAAGAGGCAGCATTGATTTTAACTTTGATGAAGCCAAAGTGATTTTGGACAAGTCAGGGAAACCCGTTGAGATCAAGAAGGCGGATCGCCGAATTGCCAATCGCATGATTGAAGAGTTTATGCTTTTGGCCAACGAAACCATATCGGAACGATATTTTTGGATGGACATTCCATTTTTGTATCGGATCCATGAAACGCCGGATGAGGAGAGGATTGAAGCTTTCGTTCATTTTGTCAATCATTTCGGTATTACCTTGAAGGGTAGAACGGACTTGCATCCTAAGGCCTTGCAACAGGTCATGGATAAGGTGATGGGGAAACCGGAAGAGGCAGTGATCAGCATGGTGATGTTGAGATCCTTAAAAAAGGCGAAGTACTCAGCCAAAAGCGAGGGACACTTTGGCCTGGCAGCAGAATACTACAGCCACTACACTTCACCGATTCGTCGATATCCCGATCTGCAGATCCATCGGATTATTAAGGAACAACTCCATGGAGAGATGAATGAGAAGCGAATCAGCCACTATGAGCGATTGCTTGCGGGTGTAGCCGATACTAGTTCAGAACGTGAGAGAAAAGCACAGGACGCGGAGCGTGAGAGCGTGAAGCTGAAGATGACAGAGTATATGTCACAATTCTTAGGAGAAACTTTTGAGGGTGTGATCTCGGGTGTTACGGGCTTTGGTTTTTATGTGGCCCTAGACAACACCGTAGAGGGCATGGTTCCCCTGGATACGATCGAGGGCTCTTTCGAATTTAATGAGGCGAGATTCTGCGTGGAAGATCCATTATCCGGCAAGAGTTTTCACATGGGAGATCGTGTTAAGATATTAGTTGCAAAAACTGATTTGGAACGTCGATTGATCGACTTTGTTTTGGTAGATTGA
- a CDS encoding D-alanine--D-alanine ligase family protein, protein MEKRISVGVIFGGRSVEHEVSVVTGIQVLENLDLTKYKPVPIYIDKDGKWWTGDALFDIMNFKNETLKGLVECLPVARSNDFTLYRDPMTRKMFESKEIVTVDAFFPVVHGTNGEDGTLQGLFETMNIPYTGCGVVAAAVGMDKVLMKSVFKAEGLPIVPHLWFYRGQWAGEKEKLIQQAEAIGYPLVVKPANLGSSIGISKAEDQAGLIHAVEVAMSYDRKVIVEKAILPLREINCAVMGRDADLMASVCEEPVTWEDFLSYEDKYINGAKGGKGGKGMESAKRRIPADLPDEQTAKIQQLAKDAFRAIDARGDARIDFLLNGAGEIYVNEINTLPGSMAFYLWEAGGISFKDLCSKQIELALAAHQEKQKNVTSYDVKLYQRMGGGVKK, encoded by the coding sequence ATGGAAAAACGAATTAGCGTCGGAGTGATTTTTGGTGGACGCAGTGTTGAACATGAAGTTTCGGTCGTAACGGGAATTCAAGTGTTGGAGAACCTGGACCTTACAAAATATAAACCAGTACCAATTTACATCGATAAGGATGGGAAATGGTGGACAGGTGATGCCCTTTTTGACATTATGAACTTTAAGAATGAAACATTGAAAGGCTTGGTTGAATGCTTGCCGGTAGCAAGAAGCAATGATTTCACTCTATACCGGGATCCAATGACACGTAAGATGTTTGAATCAAAAGAGATCGTAACCGTAGATGCATTTTTCCCAGTGGTCCATGGGACCAATGGAGAAGATGGCACCCTGCAGGGCTTGTTTGAAACCATGAACATTCCCTATACAGGTTGCGGTGTGGTCGCGGCGGCCGTGGGCATGGATAAGGTATTGATGAAGTCCGTGTTTAAGGCGGAAGGTTTGCCAATTGTACCCCACCTATGGTTCTATCGTGGTCAGTGGGCAGGGGAGAAAGAAAAGCTGATTCAACAGGCTGAGGCCATTGGCTACCCATTGGTGGTAAAACCCGCCAACCTGGGCTCCAGTATCGGTATTTCCAAAGCGGAAGATCAAGCGGGATTGATCCACGCCGTAGAGGTCGCCATGAGCTACGACCGCAAGGTGATCGTTGAAAAGGCAATCTTACCCCTTCGCGAGATCAACTGTGCTGTCATGGGACGTGACGCGGACCTGATGGCGTCGGTGTGCGAGGAACCTGTTACCTGGGAAGACTTCCTTTCTTACGAGGATAAATATATTAATGGTGCCAAGGGCGGCAAGGGTGGAAAAGGGATGGAATCCGCAAAGCGACGAATTCCGGCTGATCTTCCCGATGAGCAAACGGCGAAAATTCAGCAATTGGCTAAGGATGCCTTTCGGGCCATTGATGCCAGAGGCGATGCCCGCATTGATTTTCTATTGAACGGCGCAGGTGAGATTTACGTAAACGAGATTAATACGCTTCCGGGCTCCATGGCCTTCTATCTATGGGAAGCCGGCGGTATTTCTTTTAAAGATTTATGTAGCAAGCAGATTGAATTGGCTCTAGCGGCACATCAAGAAAAACAAAAGAATGTCACCTCATACGATGTGAAACTCTATCAACGAATGGGTGGCGGTGTAAAAAAATAG